The Penaeus chinensis breed Huanghai No. 1 chromosome 16, ASM1920278v2, whole genome shotgun sequence sequence TATAACAAGGTCagtaaatataaatcaatagttttatttttatggcTTTATGTTCTCTTTTTCTAGAGTGTTACTGCTTACTGATACCTGTAATGTTTTATTAGTTAATATTTGTGTAGACATAGTGTATAAAGACAGATTAGTTCACTTTTGAAATATAGGATCTTAGTGCTTTAAAAATTCTTTTGTACTTATCAAAACATATTTATTGTTTGTGACATTTATTTCCATTAGGTGTTGTTTGAATATACGCAGGTCAGACTGACGtaataaaaaatgtgaaaatgaCAACAGTTAGAGGACAGAGATGTGACACTCTTTTTCATTACAGacattatgcacacacagactGCCCAGGCCATGCAGACTATGTGAAGAACATGATTTCAGGAACTTCACAGATGGATGGAGCAATTTTAGTAGTTGCAGCAAATGATGGACAGATGCCCCAGACACGAGAGCATCTTTTACTAGCAAAACAAGTGGGAGTAGAGAGAATTATTGTCTATGTTAACAAGGCAGATCTAGTAGACGAGGATGTATTGGAATTGGTCGAGCTTGAGGTTCGTGAATTATTGGATGATTATGGATTTGATGGAGCAAATAGTCCTTTCATCTTTGGCTCTGCCCTGCTAGCATTGAGAGGAGAGGACAATGAACTGGGTGAGCAGAGCATACACAGACTCATCAAAGCCCTAGATGAGTATATACCAACTCCCACTCGGGATCTGACTTCCCCGTTCATGCTACCCATTGATAACTTCTTCAGTGTCCCAGGTCGAGGTTCAGTTGTCATTGGCACACTCAAACAAGGCATTATTAAAAAAGGAGATGAGGCAGAGTTATTGGGCTTCGACCGTCAAATTAAAACCACTGTCAGCAACATCCAGGTGAGTTGTGGTATGATTGACTAGGGgagaatttcataaaaaaaacttttttatcaCAGCATATTCATATTGAAATTTATATCTACAGAATTTCAGATATCTTATTTAGCATGGCATATTCATgctgaattttattttcttaattctttaaaattgtttatatattgaaTGACCTTTCATTTGCTTTCTTCGTGGGTGTGCTAGTCAGACTTCAGGAGTTAAGGGTTATAATTTATTATTCACTGTATATAGTGCCTTATTCTTTGCTTAACTAGTTgtcatctatatgtatttttggcTTCTCAAGCAACTCCCTTGATGTAATTTTGAAAAACAGAAATGAGATAATTACTGTATACTATTACTTTACTTTGCATGTGATGTATTCCCAGTGATGGTTAGTCTAGGCCCACCttggtattttgtattttgtatattatttctcTGTCCAAAGGTCTTCAAAAAGTCAGTGTCACAAGCTCTCGCAGGAGAAAACATAGGTGCTCTATTACGAGGTGTTCGCTTGGAGGCTTTACACCGTGGCATGACTCTATGCTTTGCAGGGTCCCAGGCAGCATATAACAGGTACTGTTTACTGGAATCTGATTGTTACCCTGAGATTATTTGACATTGATACATTAGAAATAACATTTTATTTCAGTTGCACAAACTGGTAGATAAAAGAATGTGGACATTTTCCAAGCAGGATTTTGTTGACACAAATTTTGATGATACGAGTATCTTATGACACTTAAAATGCCTGTGGTCCCTCTAAATCCCTCATAAACATAATCAAGTAAAACtattcatattttcatgtatCTTTTGGAAGTTCATTTCATGATTACTATCCTGTGTAGGATATAAATGCCCCTCACTTGCTCTATAACGTTCTCAAATTAATTCTTCCAGGTTTGAAGCAACAATTTACCTCCTCAGTCGAAGTGAAGGAGGGCGATCTCGCCCTTTGACATCGAGATACATTCAGCAGCTTTTTAGTAGGACCTGGAATGTAACATGCCGTGTAGACCTGCCAGATGGTGTGGAAATGGTCATGCCAGGTAAAGGAAAATTGTTTATCGTGTATTtccttttagttatttattcccatatctattttctttttaatagcaAACTTAGCAAATCAAATTTTAATTGTAATGTATAGTTGAGAGTTCAGTAATATAGTCAACACATGACCGGAGTGTATGTATTCCattgcataaaaaaacaaacattggaCTCATGAGTCAGATGAATactcttattttttaaataagtaaaaaaagaaatatagcaaGATGTTTGGAAATCCACTGTAGTTTTCTCTTAATGTAACAGCTGCTATGATTGCATGTTCCTTGAAATAATCAGAAACTTGTGTACTAGATGACAGTACTGTAAAATTAATGGCATTTAAACTGTCACTATATTAAGTCTGATATGTTTTTTGCAATATGGGGTATTTAGGCTATATATTTCATGTGGATTGTTAGAAATAAAGGGACAAATCTACCAAAACTGTCCCTCATGCTTGCTTCTAGGAGCATTTTTGCACCCTGGAAGTCGTATATAACCGAGAAATTCAGCTGAATCTAGAGAACATCAgacaccttttatatatatattataaagaggtTTTCACATGCCATGCGATGGCAAGTGAAAAAGGGATTCTGCAGTTGAATCATGTTTTCTCTAAAACCCATGACCAAGAATACTTCACCTTTGTAGTTGAGCAGTACAAGAGACAAGAATTGTTGTGTGTTGTCAGTGCATTTTTACTTTTTCACATATCACTTTTATTCTAAAAACTTTGTCGTGGTGCTTCTCTTGCCATTTGTTTGAAATTAGCACCAGTTCACATGTAGAATAAAAAAGTAAGTGTCTTCAAAATCTATTCTCAGTTACTTAAGAGCTAGAGGAGTGGGGTGGACTATctgaatgaatttaaaaaaagaataccaagaagaggaagagaaagaggaagggcaaAAGCACAAAGGAGATAATCATGgtatgagtaataatgattatgctgatgaagattagaaaaaaaaagaggaaaggggaaagaggaaagtacaggtagaggaaaagggggctttggaatatatgaaaaaaggagaatatgaatagatattatataaagacaaaaaggaaCTGCCCCAGTATTCAAATGTCTTTCAAAACTTTGATCTACATTTATCtgagtgtaagggggggggggggggcagtttacATTAACCTGCCTACCAGCTCTTGTCCCAGGGTTGGATAAAAATGAATCTCCAGAACATCCCAGGTTAAATTCTTATTTCcaggaaagacaaggaaaagcAAATTAGTTGTAAAAGTGACAGATGgttgtagtaatggtaatggtaacagtgatggtATGGAAATACCAAGAGAAGCTTACTTGAAGCAGCACAGAGCAGTCTGTGCTGTTATGATCACCCCAtgcaagggaaaaaaagagggtaaGAGTGAGGAGCATTAATGTATGAAAACTAGAAGCTGAAAAGTTAAGGAGAGAATTTGAATATCTGCCTTTAACAAAGATGAAATATGGAATGGATACAATTTGAGGAGAATGTTACAGAAATAACATTTTTGAAACAGTTCCTGAAATCTGTGGAATGACTTTgggaaaaagaggtagagaaggaagactTTTTAGTGGAACAATGTAAAACAAAGCTTTTATATAATGACATATTGctataaaaaagggagataggagacagtagaaagaaaagaatgggcCTGAGAAACAAGTTTCCATATCCAAGAGGGAGGCTTTTCTGGTTTTGAACAGGGACTTTGATACctcattaaaatataataattaaggtGTGTAGACACTTACAGGTCATGTAGGTTACCTCCCTGTGTACTAGGAATAACTGGGGTCCTAATCACTCTCAGCACCAGAGGTCTCTTGATTACAAGAGTGGCACTCAAGTGCCTTACCCCCCACTGAGCCACTGGGCACACAGTAGGAAGAgacatatgaataaagaaaagagtacAAGGTAAAACTTAAAATGGAAGTAACAATATGAAGACAGATGATCAAGGTGAGAGGACAATTAGAGAAATATTTTGAAACATTAtcaaatgcatgaatgaatttGAACTGGAAAAGGCTTAGATTTTTCTTGTCTGCCTTGTTGACTATGTGATGCAGtgtcagtacagtgctacactattcccccTGTAAGTCCCCTactaatattgccaagattacttacCATAGACATGACCTCTCCTATGAAGTTTATATAGGCTACAGTGCCAAACACTGCCGCTCCACAGCTCAATGACCCCCTATGTGCCCAACCGGGTTGTGatcaatcaaactgctctgcacaatcacatgtgccaattgtggtggctcccataatgtactGTATAGGGACTGTCCTatctacaagtttgagtctgaggtgacAATTCTCATATTTAAACTTGGCTTGACTCTACATGTGGCCAGACATTCCTCCTTAAACTGTAATCTAATggcccttaacccaatgccactggggaaaattaataaaaaatgggggaaatgctgtgctcattttctatacattttgtggaatgtctctacacatagatggctctgctaatgcttagccacaaaggagtcaactaGTAGACCTTTTGACCTTAAGTGATTTGATTTggagggaaaaatgtattttttactagtgctatgaatatcgattgttatttttattataacattataattactataatgttataaacattagtaatggcaaaataagaaaacttaaaatgttttcgtaaatcaaagaaaagtgtaaacgggcgagacaggcagtactcctaattggctcattggtgacttaataccatctatgtgtaaaaacaatcaaacaagtaactcacagtgggcatagcacgtacgtacacgtcatgcctgtcaCCATTGGGTtaaaccctcctttccccttttgccaattccttccttactctgtggacatccttgcagaatccctcacttcttcctttgaTATCCTTGATCTAATCACCATTGTTCCTTCACCTTAGCCCATttattcaccctctcccctcttacccaaTTCATTGCCATACTAACCTTAACTGCTATATATGACTTTTGACATGTAGCATATTTAATCATTAACTATCCCTCCTTTTTTACTACAccctatagtgctatatgacctttgatgtctaacacatttattttgtttaataacaTTAACCAACCAACCAAATTTTAACCCCAAGATGACAGTGCCTGAAATTTCTGTCACTCATTCTGGTGTCTTCTGGCAATTGTCTAGCCTTTTCGCTGAGGAGTTCACTGCATATAGTGGAACTTCCCATTTGACTCGCTTTGGTGAGTCGTGACTCCTATAGCTGTACCCATCATGACAAGTTAATTTTTAATGACGGCTATAGGTGTGCCTGGCTATAAGAAGTAAACCACTTGACAAATTAATATCCTCATCCACagtatggtgaaaaaaaaaaaaaataaataaaacaactgaGGATAGTATCCATTTGGATGTTTCAGATAACAATCAATATTTCCACAAAAACAGCCTTGCAAGGAAAATGACTAATGTCATTACATTATACTAAGCTTTCATTGTCTTCTTATTTGAatattgcatatgtacatatgtatatgtaagaatgCTTGTAATGTGAGTTTTAATTCACTACCAGTGTATAAGCACTCATTTATATTGATCAAGGCAGTTGGCTTCTGTCAAAGAGAAGAGATTAACATGCCTAGTTGTTTTACTTCTGTGATCAAGCTATTTGAGTGGTTAACATGAATGTTTTTACTGTAGATATTATTGGCCCtcattttagaaataaaatatctTATAGTATTATTAACAGTTTGCTCTTTCATTTTTCAGGTGACCATACAAAAGTAGAGGTGACATTACAGGAGAGAATGGTAATGACAGGTGGACAGTCCTTCACCATCAGAGAAAATAATGCAACTGTTGCAACAGGCATAGTAACCAAAGTTCTAAGGAGTGTTGAAATTCCAATGAAGAGATTAGATAGAGTTGATTTCGAAAAGTTTTtaaattaaccaaaaaaaaaaaaataataataatgataataaaaaataatatatatgtgaagggCTTTGTAGTTTTTCTTGTATTACACTttgtaaatagattatatataaattacaataattttatttatcCTTCAAACACAGCAAAACTTGGGTGGTAATGATACATGGTGTCACCTACAGGTTTATTGAGTAACATTTTTGAGAGGCGACTGATACACAGCATGTCCATTTGAGTAATAAGCATTGGTTATGTCTGTGGGGTGGATGCTACAAAGCAATGGATGGTGTGGGAGGTGACTTAGACCAGTGACATACCAGCCTACAGGCACAACACCCCACGGGACACTGACTAGGTTATTATTCACAGCTGCTCCAAGGagttagcagcagcagcagtcatTGAAAGGTACACTAAAACCTAACTGCCTTGCAGTTCTTGTTGATGAAATGTCAATCTCCACAGAGCAGCAGCTTGAACGCTAGTGTAAAACACTTCCAGTTCAACCTAAAAATAAATGTGCAAGGTTATGTCAGTTGACCATCTCTTTAAAGATGGTCTGTTTCCAAGATTTCTTATTGTGCATTCATTTCTTTTCTGGCCTAATGCCAAGGTCACCTTGCACTTGTATATTATTGGTCTTTGCTGCTCAAAAAATAAGGTTTATAACTCACATGATGACAAAGACACTTAGGACGAAGTGTAATTCATTTGAAATTATCTATCATTGACACATTGAAGCATGAAGCTTCACTCTTCTTTCTGTGAGTATATTATCCACCTCGCTATGACCAGGGAAGGAGGCTCTACTTGTAGAGCACCAATGAGCCTCAAGGGTGATGaggttaacaatgataaaagaatagGTTTTCTCTGATCTTCCTTGCCAAGTGTAAGTTACTACTGACAGGAATGAGGGGACAGAAGGGGGATGACCTGCCAACACCTAGTATCTTTGAGGCCGTCAAACTGCTGGCACTCGTTCCTGCTTAGATGAGACTCTCTTGGCTCAATACTCTATCCAATACATTCATGATTTCCTGTGAATGTATTACATAAAGACTTAATTCTTAATACAAGACACACTGGTCCGATGTCGCCACCAAACTAGTCTCGTCAGTTTCATAGTTTTGAAAAGTAactaaacattttttaaaaatcatataaatagacacaaaaaacaaaagcctTAGCTTGGCACAGGAAGCAAAGTATGATTTAATTTCATCAATTTCATATAGTTATTCCTGGACTGAGTTAGTATAAGCAAATATTTACATAGCAAAGCAAATCAGGCCTTTCTAGAAAATACTGATATTCACATCCACACAAAACTTTTTGTGTAATTTCTGTGACAATTAACACTCACTAcattgtacatacaaacacacacactgaagcacTGGTCTGGGAGACAGCAACTTTATGAGAGGATAAAACAGCGACGGTTTGAAGCAACCTAATAGTAGCAGGCTTAtgttacatatacagtatatacacaccaGGACATTCACACATAAGCAGCACAGAGTAGAGGCGGGGCTAGTGGCTGGCACTGCTTCAACGTCATCCAGTAACCATACAGCAGCCAATGTGGAGCGGGGGAGAAGTCACACATGGCTGCCACTTAATGGATAGTGAACGCCATTGTGTAGGGGGGAGACCAGTGCCGTGCCACCAGTGCTACCTAATATGACCTGCTCTGTGCACACACCTGCACAGCCATACATGCATAATCAACATCTGACACAGAGCACCAGCGCTGTTGTTCCTCTCATGCGTGCATTcggcacactcactctcacaacactcactcacactttctctctttttatttttttattttttattttttttattttctaattccaACATGGTGATTgttgaatgggggaagggggcccTCCTCCTTGCATTGCTACCATCAGTATGACTTGGTTTACTCTTGTTCAGTTTTGGTATAAAGGTAAAGCAACTGCTCCACCTTTGTCATACCAGCAAAGAGGTCTTTTCCTACTTGATCATACCTCCTGTGACCAGTACAAAGACTGGCAAAGTGGATGGGGGCCACCTTCCTACCATTACCACTGTCCCATACCATGCTTCTCACACCAGACATGACCAAAGCCAGGCCAGGTTTCAGttaccacctcgtcctcctctagCCTGGCTTGGTGACACACTTATACCTAACAAGAAAAGCACAATATCACATTTCACATGGGCAGCCTGCGTCCCTGACACATCCAAGCTTCTCTCTGCTGTCACCCAAATGCCACAGATGGCTGCTGGGTTTCACGTCCACAGGCTAGATTCCTTTCGGTTGCCACTGGTGACAACAATGATGTCACATAAGCCTGAACCACAAGCAGTACGGACATGAACCACAGCTGTTGTGCCAGCCTGAACCACAAGCAGCAAATACAATTATGGGTGTAGGAGCAGCAGGAACAGTGTAAGAGGTGCAGGAGAGGCAGAGCACGGCCGGGGAGCAACAGCCACTGAGACTGCTCCTCTTGATGTATGTCTGCTCGGACCTCCCGACGTGACTCCTGGTAACGAGGGCATCACCCTCACATTGTGCGGTATGGACCCTGCATTTTCAAAAACTGCAAAAGAGAGAaactcgttactattgcaaaaatattaatgactgAAACTTATACACATTATGAAAATCAAATATTTCATATAAGAAAAACTAGTGTGCAGGCATAGCAAATGATAAATGCATAACTTACTTGGATAACAAAAGATGGGCCACCAGCCACAATCTCGGGAGGTATCTGACTCAAAGGACAGTTTTCAATAGACATTATCTGCAAATTTGTGCAGAGTGCCAACTCGAAGGGTAGGTTGTGCAGCTGAGGATTGTCATTGATGTATAAAGTCTCAAGGGACTCCAGAGTCCCTATTTCTTCTGGCAGGTAACTCAGGTTATTTTCACCAACACTCAGGTAAGTTAGATTGACTAAATGCCTGCAAATtaaaatagtatcaatattattcttaaatCTTAAGCAGTCACTACAAAATTTGCTCTAAAATCAAGAAAACATAGTCTTGTAAATTTTTAATTCAgtgaaaatataatgtataataaacaATCATGTACACATTTAAATCAATAGTCATCCAGCTAAACCATCTGTAAGTGATAACAGACAAGACATGAGCAGATCACTAACCCCAGAGCACGTGGCAGAGCAGAAAGCTGATTGGATTGGACTATAAGCCTTTGTAGATCTTTAAGGAACCCTATCTCAGGTGGCAACCCTTCTAGACGATTCTCCTCTAGATCCAACACCCGAAGCTTGCGTAAGTTGCCTATACTTGAAGGAATTTTCTGTAAAGGGAAAaatcttttgttttacttttttgcttCCTCACTGCATTCACTATTACTTAATTCCTCAGAATGCTATATTGCAGCAGCTATCAGCAATGCATAGCTATGTCTTTCATAGGTGTATAGCAGCACACACTGTACACCACACGCCACACACCCAAACAAGTATCCATGTACTCATGCATCCATCCACAAAAGTGTACATGCACAAGAACTTATACTTTCACAAACACATTTGTTCACACACAGATGACTTCCCaaaaaagagatgataaaagagTCAACCTGTTCTGGGACTACTTGATTTCACCTCTCTATCTGGTTCTTTAAATTTGAATGAAATTATTATATCAGCATGGACCCCTTGGACATGGATGCTTTACTGCCCAcatgtggcccaaaatacaggcataAGGCTTACTTGTGCTGCCACTCTGGCcggtgtgtggcttgtagactCCATGCTCCCCTTTGcaatattactttttctttttctgcataagcattttgagcttttcccccccttttccaatGTCTACATTTGTCATCTGACTATTTTCTATGCACAGACTCAATATCATCTTTCTAGGTAGTCCATAAtgcagtgaaataataataacaataagtaatattttCTATATGCGTCATTTAATTTTTTTGGTATAACATTCAACATTCTGTAATACAATGTGCCCTGCTGGTCATGATGGGCAGGAAtaggatgctgagcatggaaatagtatcTTTCttggagctggtgctcttccagtcatagcTCAAGGATGGTACAACTTACACTTAACCTAAATGCCCAATATGTCTAATcatcctccaagagctttgtgcactcatgccGAGTCATGCTCgccaccccagccttcagccaaaatttTCATAACAGCAAGTTCCTGTCACCTAAGCCCTAAGCCAAATTTTCCCACGATATGATCCCACGATATCATCTGGATCATAGGAgttaataacaattgtaaaaattaaattttatctATTGGTTTGTTTTATACTGTAGGGATGTGTTGGCAAAGAAGGGGTTACAGGAAGAATTTCTTATCCTAATTTAACTGTCCTGCTAATTAATTACTCCCATTCATGGCCCATCATTTCTCATCCTTTTAGAAGCTATACAACCAAATCTAAGCACTACAAGCATGATTACACATTTCtggggaaacaaagaaagaaagaaagaaagagagagagagagagagagagagagagagagagagagagagagagagagagagagagagagagagagagagagagagagagagagagagagagagagagaaaaaaaagccttTTAGCCCTAGATGGCAAGCCTGTGTAATGCTACATATTCCCATAAAGATTTTGATTGTGTAGAGGTCACAAAGGTCAGACCACTCCTCAAATTTTGAATGATCTATTCATAAATGATACCACAGACTCCCAAGTGCACCTGTTTTGAAAGTTTCTGGAAACTTCTAATTGCTTATAACTGAGACACCCATGGACCCAAAGTGTCTCATCCTGACCATCAGCAGGgttaaaaacattgaaaaaattaCAATATTTTAAGGTTTTTCATAGTTCAGAAGCATGACTATACCAAATTGCCTGTTGTATTGTTTGGTTACAAAGCAAATGCTGCAAAATTTGAAAAGTCTAATATTCTATACCAAATTCAATTATCTTCATGAGTGATAATAAGGAATACATTTCAGACTTACCCTGAGATTATTGTTTGACAAAATAAGAACTTCTAAGCTCTGTAGACAAGATATATCATCTGGAACTTTTGTCAAATGATTCGTACCCAAGTTAAGTTCCACCATATTCTGCCAGGACCCAATATCTGAAAAAAATTCAGAAGTACTTAATTTCTTTGCACTAAAAATTAAATATCAAAATCCTCAAATATTTCATTACATACAAAAAATTCAAAGAAATGCActacataaaataatacaaaaaattgcATTGCAGTGTAAAGGCATGGTCACACTACTCCTTTATACCAGCTGGTCCTCTGCCAAACCAGTACCCCGTCTACATTCTAGTCCCATGATACCAAAGAAGCGCTGACTGGATATAAGTCATGCTTTTTCCTTGATGCATTGTTTTGCTGCCCTCAGAAGggcaaataagaaaaggaagcagCCAAAATCATTGTGGATTAGACACTAGTTTGACAAGAAAGACATAAGTATAATATTATACAGGAAATTAGTATAATAAAGTGGATATTCTTGTTGTAGATGTCTTCTAATATCTTCATCCTTTTTAACATCCTGCTCTTGTAGTCGTTGTGGTTTGTATTCCCTAAATCCTCATTGGACCTAATATTCTcagtgagaaaataaaatacttcAGAAGAAAGATCCATGCTTGAACTTTGTGCCAATGGTGAATTTTTTTTAACACGTGTTAAAATTAGAAAACAGTTACTATGATAACTATTCATATTTTCATGCAACATAAATCACACAAAAGCATGTATAATTGTATTTTATGACACAATTTACAGTAATTAGTGAAGTAATTGGTAATTGTTATTTTagagtttttgttttgattactgGGGATTAACGGACATCAAGGAACAAAGACCAACACAGCTGTCCTTACCCTGTCCCTTGTTATGGAAGGGCACTACCACAACAGACAGTTGGGGTGGGGCAAAATCACTCTGTATTTTGGGGCCCTGCTATACCAAGGAGTAGTGTCTCTTGACAAACTGCTTTTGCAGTAAAATATGTTCCTTCATTAGCTTATCTATAAGAGTAACCTACTGGACCTGTAACACAAATGACACATACCAAGTGGGAGTGATGTGAGCCCATTGTAGTTCATGTTGAGCTTGGTGAGGTGCCTAGCTCGAGAGAA is a genomic window containing:
- the LOC125033655 gene encoding elongation factor Tu-like, giving the protein MIIRRGLSTLFSNSAKQVFAECSRQRCRFWGLQGSSPKRSLLYRWLSTNIPEESQNINVGTIGHVDHGKTTLTAAITKVLHKQGLAEFTSYNQIDRAPEEKARGITINTAHISYSSITRHYAHTDCPGHADYVKNMISGTSQMDGAILVVAANDGQMPQTREHLLLAKQVGVERIIVYVNKADLVDEDVLELVELEVRELLDDYGFDGANSPFIFGSALLALRGEDNELGEQSIHRLIKALDEYIPTPTRDLTSPFMLPIDNFFSVPGRGSVVIGTLKQGIIKKGDEAELLGFDRQIKTTVSNIQVFKKSVSQALAGENIGALLRGVRLEALHRGMTLCFAGSQAAYNRFEATIYLLSRSEGGRSRPLTSRYIQQLFSRTWNVTCRVDLPDGVEMVMPGDHTKVEVTLQERMVMTGGQSFTIRENNATVATGIVTKVLRSVEIPMKRLDRVDFEKFLN